gGGTGAAATGTTTCTAAGTGTCTTCTTAATTTATTGGGTCTCATACTGTCAGCTGCCAGAGTTTTCTGGTCTATAAtccacactggtctctcctcatgtcctccttcattcactgtgaaTTAAAGAGCAACACAGGCTTCATCGTACGttcttttcaacttgtttttttaacactgtgtcttgtttgtcaCTGACTGGCTGATTCACACGAGACCCTAAAAGTCTGGATGTTGGTCGGGCTGGTAACGATCCCTCCACAGGTTCACCTTCAGAAACTTTGTTGAGAGTTTTACTTCCTCTAAATCAGCCATTCCCAAACTTAAGAATGCTGTGGCCCAatttcaaaactgaaaaatgtgtgcGGCCCACCTACACCCTTAATCACAACTATATGATCCACACACAGGACTAGAATCATACATATTATTAATTTTATAGCAAAAATAGTTGTATATGAACACAGGCATATGCAGTGCAATTCCAATAACATCCACATTTAAGCATAACAAATTGCAAAAcaccaatgtaaaaaaaagtgcaaatagGGTATTTACTGTTCGTATAACAGAGCACGACAAGGATATCCGggagaagaaacacacatttaaggCCTAACCAAATATACATAATGCGTTTAAGCTTGGCCTGTGGCAGGTACACACTTGAGGCTTTTCTGAGATTcctctttttagttttgtgtgcctagaacttgttaaCCTCTGCTAAGTCATCATAAGGGGCAATGTGTATCattcctgctactgatgaaaggtccatgtttaatgatatttacagaatgttttagtggttatactgtggtctagTAGTGGTAGACccaagaggcacttgtttattctgtggtgttgattatttgttgtccctagaagttcTAATGCACTAGACcaatactatttgaacctcagcacctggggttccaaatttgtaaaattatacattatacgCATATTGTTGTTAGCATTTTTTAGTCAGTTGAATTAAATCCTGCAGAGAAAAatgttgggttgttttgtgtctgtataggaCTACTATAAAAAtcactttgcatttttaatgttggtacttttacttttacttatgatacttaagtacatttaataggAGCTAcgttaagacttttactcaagtcattttgtgacgggtgacttttacttttaccggagtcactctcaggtaagatatctgtacttttactcaagtatggctttcaagtactttacaCACCACTGCTCTTTGATGACAAGATGACATATTCAAGTTCAAGAAAACTTTTTGTGTCTTAAAAAGTTGTTTACTGGTTGAATTGTACAATATATGTGAAAATTTAGACACGCCtacatttcatatatatatgaagtgAGGTTTAATAGCATGACATGTCTCGCAAGGGTCGATTGCTGTGACTGTTAAAATGGTTTGTTTAAGATTAAAAACTACTACAAAGACATGCcacacaatattaaagaaatgcAAGATcagtaaagtacaaaaaaacaaagagaagcatAAAAATTACAAACCTTTGAAAATTACCTCAAAGATAAATTAAACAACCACTTAGGTCATAAAactaacacaaatacacattgaTTTAACATAAATGAACATAAAAAGAccttcaacaaacacaaaactaccAAAATTTGGCTTTTCAACAACTTTCTTCTGATCCGTCCAAAATCGGACATTCATGCATTCATAAATTTATACTTTTGTATTGAAGTAAAACATAATGCAAGTAACTATATGTGTTGACTGCAACTGTACCATTGAAACACAGGAGGGTCAGATTGGCGTAAGACAAaggttaataaataaacattgataacatgtacatgtacacattTTTACAATGGGTCTATAAAGCAGTTTGtataattatcaatattaatattataatattgattttattattatagtgGGTGTGTTCAGTGTGCAGATCTGCTCCCCTCCTGCGTCCAGCACTGGTAGGTGCACCCTCTACTGCGCATGCGCCGACCCGCTGGTCGCCTCTATTTGTTCCcagacatcatcatcatcatcatcttcttcttcatcatcctcatcttcatcatcatcacaggttGAACTGAACATCCTCTGCCACAAAGACgcatctctcgctctctctggtATTTGGATGTAGTCTCTCGCTCTGATCTGTCTTTTGTTGTCGGCGAGACACAGCgcggagcagcagaggaagaggaagaggcgggaggaagaggaagcagccttaatcataataatcataataatatgaAGAAACGCTTTGTGGACGCGAGCAGGCTGCggaagatgaagaagctgaagatcACGGAGCGTCTGTCTGAGAGGTAGATGTGCAGCTGTGGTCTTTGTGTGAGATGTCATCGCTGTCACCTGTCTGCCTCATcaccccctgtctgtctgtgtctgcgaGGCGTTGTTAAAACCACCAGCTTCTCTTCATCATGTGGTGACTTCATCCTGctttgtttacacacacacacacacacacacactcacacggatCAGCAGCTGAGGAAGTGAACGTGGCCTGTTGTTCCCTATagtctgctgctgtgtgtacAAATATCTGCTGTGTGTACCAGATGTATATTAATACTTGTGTTTTTAGACAAGGccaaaataaactatttttgatttaaaagaagcaaataataatgatattataaCAAAGCTATTTTTATTTGGAATTAACTTTTCTGGAAAATaagcattgttttatttattttgcatattTCACTTAAATTTGTAAGAAAATATGTTCAAGATATTTGACTTTACAAAACTTGCGTTGttgcacacattttatttagcaTGTTGGGAGCTATtgtgattattttaaatatctaatTAAAATCCATAATCCATGGAATTATAAGGCAAATTCAAGCCTGTATTGGGAAGATGAACCTGAATTTAAGATGCTCTTCTCCTGCCTCATGTCTCTTTAATATGAAATATTGCATTTTGTTGTGGAattacttttcattttacaCTACTAGTGAGGATACCAGGGAGATGAATTAAAATACACTAGTTTAGTAATACTACAAAGGAAGATTTGAGATGTTGTGGTTCTCCCTGATCCTTTCCGATGTGGAATAACTTTTTcacattaataatgaaataaccAGCGGgatacatttatatacacacCTTTAAATGACACGCAACGTCCAATCTGTGCTCACGCAAAGAATCTAAGATGCTGTGCTGCTCTGTTTATCTTTGCTTCCACTGTTAAAAGATGAAGTAAATATTGTTTGATGATTACGTTCACAATAGCATTGATGTGAATTAGAATAATCTCTTTTAGTGCCATTATAAAGCCAATTTGAATATGTAATCAGGATTTAAGCTGCTGGGTTGCTTTCCCTTGCCCACATAATTCTTCCAGGTCAGATAATTCAATCGGATATAAGATGATTTGGAAACAACTTCCATGTTGTGGTGAAAAAAATCCCCATCAGGAGATGTTAAACCACACACCCTCCTCTACGTGTGTTATTAAAAGGCCGATTTGATGATGGGGATGTGTAATGGGATGCTGTggagctccctctctcctccagatgAAATATTGCCATGGTTACCAAACAAAGAAGGGGGTGATGTGATGGCAGCCTATGGACGGGCAGAACAAAGGAGGAAACCACAGCTCCTGTTCGGCTCGTGGTCGCCGGAGAAAATGAATGCGGGAGCAGTCATTGTTCTCCGTGCGCCTCTACTTGAGAGGATGTTCTGCACTTTTAAGATGCAGCTGCTCAATTACAGGCTTCACGTCTCGTATCCGATTCCCAAGCGTTTTATTAGCTTaggcgagtgtgtgtttgtgtgtgtgtgtgagtgtgagtgtgtgtttaatgtcccGGGCAAAGAGGCGTATTTCCACGTCTATATTTACTGGAATCAAGAGGCTGGACTGCACATTAGTGTCACCGCCATGTTgatatttgacatttaaaaggcAGTTTTCATgcgattttcttttttttgtatcgCTCCTCCAGTGCGTACACCTTCCTGAAGTTTATGGTGATGTGGACTGTGGTGCTGCTGGCGGATTTCATCCTTGAATTCAGACTGGAGTACCTGTGGCCATGCTGGCTCTTCTTCGGCAGCGTGTACACAACGTTCCACTGCCACGGCCTGGTGAGACtacccccccgcctcccccaccacccccacgcCCCCCTGCAGTGTCATTCCAGACTGTGTGCAATGATGAGGACGATGCTAATTCCACAGAATAAATCCAGTGCCTTTGACTCAAACtgggtgtttttctgtgtttgcaggtgaTCTGTGTGGTCTTCGTCTGCGCTGCCTTCACTCTCGAcatcttttgtttgatttttgttCCTCTGCACTGGCTGTTCTTTGTGGCCAGCACCTACGTGTTATTCAATTACATATGGCACACAGGTGAGGCAGTGGAACATGTTTGTCATCAATATTAagctttttcatttgaataaatcagttttatgagggtttttttttccatctcttcaCATCTGATTATTATTTGATGTCTTTTCAGAGAAGGGCATCTGCATATCCACGGTGTCCCTGTGGATTATACTTGTGTACACAGAGGCTTCGCTCCGACTCAAGGACCTGAAAACCTCTCACGCCAACCTGTCTCATCTTTTCGCTGCACACTGGTACGTTTGCCTGTTTTGGTAACGCCTCCGCCTGCGGAAGTGAAAATAAGTCTCCAGATTGAGGAATCTTGGATGAAATTAACTGAGCtgtcattaataaaaaataGCAGCATCAGTATTAAACCTCTCTGAGTCCCACGTGTGCTGTCGAGAACCAGCCTCCGTGTTGGTGTGCCACAGATTACGGGAGCAAATTCACTTTTATGCTTCAAACCAAACGCCAGCCGAGTAGGATTTAAAAGATTTAATTATGCATGCATTTATTAATAGAGTAGgcattaataatacaaatctgtcaGCCAAGATGTTTATATCTTTACAACCAAGCACGCTTACTCTAAGTGTCTCCCCTCTGTGTGCACGTGCAGTATTGGATATCCTGTGGTATATCTGGGGTTTGATGCCACCTGCTACTTCACCAACATCTTCAAGCTGCGCATACAGAGAGCTGTTCAGAGCGAGAACGACTTCCACATGCACCTCCTGCAGCACTCGCTCCCCCCGGGCCTGCAGGTCTTCCCCAAGACGAGCGCCgacggcagcagcagtgagttCAACTACCAAccctcacaaatacacactcctTTTTGCTCTGTTAAATTTGTCTTATTTGTCAAACAAGATTCCGGCGGTGAGGGATCAGAGGTTTCTGTGGGAGGCGCTGGTTTTTCTCGTGTCATCAACTCTCAGAGTAACATCTCTGTTCTGCAGGGTTTATTACAAATAAGCAGAAACTGGGTGACTGGATCAATGATTACCTTAATCAAGAAGGTTATGGTTTTTCTCCGGTCTCGCTCTGACATAGATGTGATTGATATTATGTAAACATTCCCAGAGAATCCTTCATGGATCGAGGCACATTCAGGGAACTGATTTGTATGAGCGTGTTATTTGGAGCAGCTGAATTGAAAGTAAGTGGACAGCTTTCTGCTGCTTTTATCATTTTCATGCACTTTATTGTTCTTATAAACTGGAGGTGAGTCCATCCCGCTCAGCCACAGCTTCACCGTTGAGGAATCTTTGTCTGCAGCTAAAACACccaaatgatgaagatgaactttctctgctgctctctgttttAAATTTTTATATCCCTGGTGTAGAATTCAGCTTAGATCAGGTCAGTTCTTTAACGCTGAGGGAACATGATAACTGtagggaaacagaaaacagaaacaacacttTTGAAGAACATAAGTGAATGGCTGTGACTCCATATGCAATACCGGGATGGCATTAACCTTTACTTGTTCCTGTGTTTTGCAGACTCCAAATGGAAGATAAAGACCGAGTCCAGTCAGTACCAGTGTCAGAACGGTGCTGTCGTGGCCCAGGATGAGGCACACACTGTGGACTGCCTCCAGATCCGCAGCgaggagagagtgacagagaaggGAGTGCAGGAGGTGAGGTCAGCTGAGTCGCACCGGCGGCAATCGTCGACCAAACACGGGGCCGCCGGTGAGTCCAGAGATCTGCTGCCCGGTGCTGCGGGAGGACCAGACTCCTCTGCAACCCCGGAACCTCTAcctcaggaggagcagggaagCAAAGCCACGCGGGCGGCCAAAAGCTCCTCGCCCAAAACTCGAAGCAGCACCAACACGCCGTCTCCACCTGCAGCGAGGACCGAGAAGAAACAGAGGTCCAGCTCCAAAACGGTCAGCCCCAACCGGGACGTGGCGGACAAGACAGCTCCTCAGAACCACCACGCTGAGCAGACGAACAAGTAAGACTGGGATGATCCACCTCAGCTCGGTGTGAGATGAGTCATGTGTCGGTGAAATCAACgctcctgtgtctctctctggatttcaggctggagcaggagctgaggaAGCTGAGGGGGGAGCTGCAGGCGAGCAGGCAGAGCGAGCAGGAGCTGAGGAGTCACATGTGCAACCTCACCAACAGCGAGCGGAGCCTGAGACCGGAGGTGTCTCTGCTCCGACAGTCCAACATCCTGCTGCAGGGCAAGTGAGTGATGAAGACTCAGGGGAAGGGTCTCTGTCTGTGGGCGGCTCTACACACCAGGAGCAAAACTAACACAGGGGCTGAGATATGGAGATTTGTCTTATCCAATTAAAACCATTAATTAATGTTTTGCTGAATTGTGATGAACATGTATCAGAGTTTGGATCCCACTATTCTGAATACTGTACATTAACTCTGTCACCAAcaatttttgtgtgttttctcagcaCAAAAAAGATTACAAGcttttaatttcttaatttttttaattacttaAAGTATATATGTTTCTCTTGTTTACACAGGTTTACCAAAACACTAATAATGACCTTTACCACTTTAAAACAGAAGTAAAATAAACAGACGTATTATCATGTCTGACCTTATCCAAATTaaagtgagtgtgttt
This genomic window from Platichthys flesus chromosome 18, fPlaFle2.1, whole genome shotgun sequence contains:
- the si:dkey-12h9.6 gene encoding macoilin yields the protein MKKRFVDASRLRKMKKLKITERLSESAYTFLKFMVMWTVVLLADFILEFRLEYLWPCWLFFGSVYTTFHCHGLVICVVFVCAAFTLDIFCLIFVPLHWLFFVASTYVLFNYIWHTEKGICISTVSLWIILVYTEASLRLKDLKTSHANLSHLFAAHCIGYPVVYLGFDATCYFTNIFKLRIQRAVQSENDFHMHLLQHSLPPGLQVFPKTSADGSSNSKWKIKTESSQYQCQNGAVVAQDEAHTVDCLQIRSEERVTEKGVQEVRSAESHRRQSSTKHGAAGESRDLLPGAAGGPDSSATPEPLPQEEQGSKATRAAKSSSPKTRSSTNTPSPPAARTEKKQRSSSKTVSPNRDVADKTAPQNHHAEQTNKLEQELRKLRGELQASRQSEQELRSHMCNLTNSERSLRPEVSLLRQSNILLQGKILCLSKTKQRDKQSGVMLEKKTRAETDARLFAEKQLADLQAQKLEEAASSARSLTNRQEHCETQMLRKRVKDLETEYRQLQLENQVKENRVVDLERDVESSLSVCSWTQALGKYRCVEKETDMLLSTLSAMQEKAQHLEYNLSAETRIKLDLFSALGDARRQLEIAQDKVMKQDREISEMKQKIAEVMAVSPGVSYMSPRPQVPQYLTKLLNSERYMLNPRALMYQCLKK